The Streptomyces sp. HUAS CB01 genome has a segment encoding these proteins:
- a CDS encoding glutathione peroxidase, whose product MSVHDIPLRTLSGEETSLADHRGKAVLVVNVASRCGLTPQYAGLERLQKTYADRGFTVLGVPCNQFLGQEPGTSEEIATFCSATYGVTFPLLEKTDVNGDERHPLYTELTRFADADGEAGDVQWNFEKFLVSPQGDVVARFRPRVEPEAAEVVAAIEAQLAA is encoded by the coding sequence ATGTCCGTTCATGACATCCCTCTGCGCACTCTGTCCGGCGAGGAGACGTCCCTGGCCGACCATCGCGGCAAGGCCGTGCTCGTGGTGAACGTGGCCTCCCGCTGCGGTCTCACGCCCCAGTACGCGGGGCTGGAGCGGCTGCAGAAGACCTACGCGGACCGCGGCTTCACGGTGCTCGGGGTGCCGTGCAACCAGTTCCTGGGCCAGGAGCCGGGCACCTCCGAGGAGATCGCCACGTTCTGCTCGGCGACCTACGGGGTGACGTTCCCGCTGCTGGAGAAGACGGACGTGAACGGCGACGAGCGGCACCCGCTCTACACCGAGCTGACCCGTTTCGCGGATGCGGACGGGGAGGCGGGTGACGTGCAGTGGAACTTCGAGAAGTTCCTCGTCTCCCCGCAGGGCGACGTGGTGGCCCGCTTCCGGCCGCGGGTGGAGCCGGAGGCCGCGGAGGTCGTCGCGGCGATCGAGGCGCAGCTCGCGGCCTGA
- a CDS encoding ABC transporter ATP-binding protein, translated as MQIRDLPFPDPGTPDVRSGLRFLVWLGRRQLGGQLASLVWGLLHFSSVMALPYGVGIAVQSVVERSGTGLALAGGLIALAGVGIAAGDTLLHRTAVTNWITAAARTQQLLARRTAELGSALTRRVAAGEVVAVSTGDVEKIGWFVEAVSRFLAAALTIVLVCVALLVYQPALGVLVALGVPVMALGVLPLLPRATRLADVQREKAGRATELASDTVAGLRVLRGIGGEELFLDRYRRASQEVRRAAVRSARMWSLITALQVLLPGLLLIAVVWYGIGLVGDGRIDVGELVTVYSAVMLLTYPLRHFEEIAMAYSFSRPSARRAARVLSLERTTGGVAEAGGAALGGDLYDPATGLLAPAGQLTAVVCGDPDAAGRLAERLGGHPPEPDGLPSVLLGGVALDDLPLEAARTAVLVQDKDPVLLSGTLAELLDVPASGAVPAEAALTAAECDDVLDALAQASLDEDPATAPITERGRSLSGGQRQRLALARSLVADPEVLVLDEPTSAVDSHTEARIGNGVRTLREGRTTVVFTSSPLLLDRADRVVLVHEGAVEAVGVHRELLRDEPRYRAVVTRDPADPADAEAPPDGYAAPEGSDGGPGPAQASRTAGVGIGIDIEETA; from the coding sequence GGCTCGGGCGGCGTCAGCTCGGCGGCCAGCTCGCGTCACTCGTCTGGGGGCTGCTGCACTTCTCCTCCGTGATGGCCCTCCCCTACGGCGTGGGCATCGCCGTCCAGTCGGTCGTGGAGCGCTCCGGCACCGGCCTCGCACTCGCGGGCGGGCTGATCGCACTCGCCGGCGTGGGCATCGCCGCGGGCGACACCCTGCTGCACCGCACGGCCGTCACCAACTGGATCACCGCCGCCGCGCGCACCCAGCAACTGCTCGCGCGCAGAACGGCCGAGCTCGGGTCCGCGCTCACCCGCCGGGTGGCGGCCGGCGAGGTCGTCGCGGTCTCCACGGGCGACGTCGAGAAGATCGGCTGGTTCGTGGAAGCCGTCTCCCGGTTCCTCGCCGCTGCCCTCACGATCGTCCTGGTCTGTGTGGCGCTGCTGGTCTACCAGCCGGCGCTCGGCGTCCTCGTCGCCCTCGGCGTCCCGGTGATGGCGCTCGGCGTCCTGCCGCTGCTGCCCCGCGCCACCCGGCTGGCCGACGTCCAGCGCGAGAAGGCCGGCAGGGCGACCGAACTCGCCTCCGACACCGTCGCGGGCCTGCGCGTGCTGCGCGGCATCGGCGGCGAGGAGTTGTTCCTCGACCGCTACCGGCGCGCCTCGCAGGAGGTGCGCAGGGCCGCGGTCCGCAGCGCTCGGATGTGGTCGCTGATCACGGCGCTGCAGGTGCTGCTGCCGGGGCTGCTGCTGATCGCCGTGGTCTGGTACGGCATCGGGCTGGTCGGCGACGGCCGGATCGACGTCGGCGAACTCGTCACCGTCTACAGCGCGGTGATGCTGCTGACCTACCCGCTGCGCCATTTCGAGGAGATCGCGATGGCGTACTCCTTCTCCCGCCCGTCCGCGCGGCGGGCGGCGCGGGTCCTGTCGCTGGAACGGACGACGGGCGGCGTTGCAGAGGCGGGGGGCGCGGCCCTCGGAGGGGATCTCTACGACCCGGCCACCGGACTGCTCGCCCCGGCCGGGCAGCTGACCGCGGTGGTGTGCGGCGACCCCGACGCGGCGGGACGGCTCGCCGAACGCCTGGGCGGTCACCCGCCCGAACCCGATGGGCTGCCGTCCGTGCTGCTCGGCGGCGTGGCCCTGGACGACCTTCCGCTGGAGGCGGCCAGGACCGCGGTCCTGGTGCAGGACAAGGACCCGGTGCTGCTGTCGGGCACCCTGGCCGAACTCCTGGACGTGCCGGCCTCCGGCGCTGTGCCGGCCGAGGCGGCGCTGACCGCGGCCGAGTGCGACGACGTCCTCGATGCCCTCGCGCAGGCGTCGTTGGACGAGGACCCGGCGACCGCGCCCATCACCGAACGCGGCAGGTCGCTGTCCGGCGGACAGCGCCAACGGCTGGCGCTGGCGCGGTCGCTGGTGGCGGATCCGGAGGTGCTGGTGCTCGACGAACCGACCTCGGCCGTCGACTCGCACACGGAGGCGCGGATCGGGAACGGCGTACGGACGCTGCGGGAGGGGCGCACGACCGTGGTGTTCACGTCCTCGCCGCTGCTGCTCGACCGCGCCGACCGGGTCGTCCTCGTCCACGAGGGCGCGGTGGAGGCCGTGGGAGTGCACCGCGAACTGCTGCGTGACGAACCGCGGTACCGGGCGGTGGTGACCCGGGACCCGGCGGACCCGGCGGACGCGGAGGCTCCGCCGGACGGGTACGCCGCCCCGGAGGGCAGCGACGGCGGACCCGGGCCCGCGCAGGCGTCACGGACCGCCGGCGTCGGTATCGGCATCGACATCGAGGAGACGGCATGA
- a CDS encoding LppU/SCO3897 family protein — translation MSAPTPSAAPQEPQFPEGQPIPGAAPAPAPAKKSKLKKLLGVVALIVVAVVVKLGIGYVFNAPVRAEAGDCVKVTGEENNPEVETKGCDDKDANYKVVKVVENTFDVNACTVGEAALAQQWDADKFVLCLDPVKK, via the coding sequence ATGAGCGCACCCACGCCCTCCGCCGCCCCGCAGGAACCGCAGTTCCCGGAGGGCCAGCCCATACCCGGCGCCGCACCCGCGCCCGCGCCCGCCAAGAAGAGCAAGCTCAAGAAGCTTCTCGGCGTGGTCGCGCTCATTGTCGTCGCCGTGGTGGTGAAGCTCGGCATCGGCTACGTCTTCAACGCTCCCGTCCGCGCCGAGGCGGGCGACTGCGTCAAGGTCACCGGCGAGGAGAACAACCCCGAGGTCGAGACCAAGGGGTGCGACGACAAGGACGCCAACTACAAGGTCGTCAAGGTCGTCGAGAACACCTTCGACGTCAACGCCTGCACCGTCGGCGAGGCCGCCCTCGCCCAGCAGTGGGACGCCGACAAGTTCGTCCTCTGCCTCGACCCCGTCAAGAAGTGA
- a CDS encoding metal-dependent hydrolase: MMGPAHSLSGAAAWLGVGAAAAALDHPMPWPVLVVGALICAGAALAPDLDHKAATISRAFGPFSRGLCEVVDKLSYAVYKATKKPGDKRRTGGHRTLTHTWLWAVLIGGGTSVLAMTGGRWAVLAILFVHLVLAVEGLLWRAARVSSDVLVWLLGATSAWILAGVLDKPGSGADWLFTGPGQEYLWLGLPVVLGALVHDIGDALTVSGCPILWPIPVGNKRWYPVGPPKGMRFRAGSWVELKVLMPAFMLLGGAGGAAALNLI; the protein is encoded by the coding sequence ATGATGGGACCGGCGCACTCCCTGTCCGGGGCGGCGGCCTGGCTGGGGGTGGGCGCGGCCGCGGCCGCCCTGGACCATCCGATGCCATGGCCCGTTCTCGTCGTCGGCGCGCTGATCTGCGCGGGAGCGGCGCTCGCGCCGGACCTCGACCACAAGGCGGCGACGATCTCCCGCGCCTTCGGTCCCTTCTCGCGGGGCCTGTGCGAAGTGGTCGACAAGCTCTCGTACGCGGTCTACAAGGCGACGAAGAAGCCCGGCGACAAGCGCAGGACCGGCGGTCACCGCACGCTCACCCACACCTGGCTCTGGGCCGTGCTCATCGGCGGCGGCACCTCGGTGCTGGCGATGACCGGAGGGCGCTGGGCGGTCCTCGCGATCCTCTTCGTGCACCTGGTGCTCGCCGTCGAGGGACTGCTGTGGCGGGCCGCGCGGGTGTCCAGCGACGTCCTGGTGTGGCTGCTCGGCGCGACGAGCGCCTGGATCCTGGCCGGGGTCCTGGACAAGCCGGGCAGCGGTGCGGACTGGCTCTTCACCGGACCCGGCCAGGAGTACCTGTGGCTGGGACTCCCCGTCGTCCTCGGCGCCCTGGTGCACGACATCGGCGACGCCCTGACCGTCTCGGGCTGCCCGATCCTCTGGCCCATACCGGTCGGCAACAAGCGCTGGTACCCCGTGGGGCCGCCCAAGGGGATGCGTTTCCGGGCGGGCAGCTGGGTCGAGCTGAAGGTGCTGATGCCGGCGTTCATGCTGCTCGGGGGAGCGGGCGGCGCCGCGGCGCTGAACCTCATCTGA
- a CDS encoding acyl-CoA thioesterase, producing MTHLAGNGPEETAGATAGPVERLVDLLDLERIEVDIFRGLSPNESLQRVFGGQVAGQALVAAGRTTDGARPVHSLHAYFLRPGIPGIPIVYQVERVRDGRSFTTRRVTAVQRGRTIFNLTASFHQPEEAGFEHQLPPRLDFPPPESLPTVSEEIREHLGALPEALERMARRQPFDIRYVDRLRWTAEEVREADPRSAVWMRAGGPLGDDPLVHTCALTYASDMTLLDAVRIPVEPLWGPRGFDMASLDHAMWFHRPFRADEWFLYDQESPVATGGRGLARGRIYDREGRLLVSVVQEGLFRRLGG from the coding sequence ATGACCCACCTCGCCGGGAACGGCCCCGAGGAGACCGCCGGCGCCACGGCCGGACCCGTCGAACGGCTCGTCGACCTGCTCGACCTGGAGCGGATCGAGGTCGACATCTTCCGCGGGCTGAGCCCGAACGAGTCGCTGCAGCGGGTCTTCGGGGGCCAGGTCGCGGGCCAGGCCCTGGTCGCGGCGGGCAGGACGACGGACGGCGCCCGCCCGGTCCACTCGCTGCACGCCTACTTCCTGCGCCCGGGCATTCCGGGCATCCCGATCGTCTACCAGGTCGAACGGGTCCGGGACGGCCGGTCGTTCACGACCCGCAGGGTCACGGCGGTCCAGCGCGGGCGGACGATCTTCAATCTGACCGCGTCCTTCCACCAGCCCGAGGAGGCCGGCTTCGAGCACCAGCTGCCGCCGCGGCTGGACTTCCCACCGCCCGAGTCCCTGCCGACCGTCAGCGAGGAGATCCGCGAGCACCTGGGCGCGCTGCCGGAGGCGCTGGAGCGGATGGCGCGGCGCCAGCCCTTCGACATCCGCTACGTCGACCGGCTGCGCTGGACCGCGGAGGAGGTCAGGGAGGCCGATCCGCGCAGCGCGGTGTGGATGCGGGCGGGCGGGCCGCTGGGGGACGACCCGCTGGTGCACACGTGCGCGCTGACGTACGCCTCTGACATGACCTTGCTGGACGCCGTCCGCATCCCAGTGGAACCGCTGTGGGGCCCGCGCGGCTTCGACATGGCCTCGCTGGACCACGCGATGTGGTTCCACCGGCCGTTCCGCGCGGACGAGTGGTTCCTCTACGACCAGGAGTCCCCGGTCGCCACGGGCGGCCGGGGACTGGCGCGCGGCCGGATCTACGACCGGGAGGGCCGGCTGCTCGTCTCGGTCGTGCAGGAGGGGTTGTTCCGCCGGCTGGGCGGCTGA
- a CDS encoding acyl-CoA dehydrogenase family protein → MTEFALDLNDDQKQVRDWLHGFARDVIRPAAAEWDEREETPWPVIQEAAKVGIYSLDFYAQQFFDPTGLGIPVAMEELFWGDAGIALSIVGTGLAAVGVLANGTEEQIGTWIPQMYGDADDVKVAAFCSSEPDAGSDVGAMRTRAVYDEAKDEWVLNGTKTWATNGGIANVHVVVAVVDPELGTKGHASFIVPPNTPGLSQGQKFKKHGIRASHTAEVVLEDARVPGSCLLGGKEKLDERLARARERARAGGGERVKNAAMATFEASRPAVGAMAVGTARAAYDYALEYAKERTQFGRPIIDNQGVAFQLADMRTQIDAARLLVWRASWMAVSGKPFTAAEGSMSKLFASEVAKKVTAQAVQILGGNGFTREYPVERMHRDAAIYTIFEGTSEIQRLVIARTLAGMPIR, encoded by the coding sequence ATGACCGAGTTCGCGCTCGATCTCAACGACGACCAGAAGCAGGTCCGTGACTGGCTGCACGGTTTCGCCAGGGACGTGATCCGCCCGGCCGCCGCGGAGTGGGACGAGCGTGAGGAGACCCCCTGGCCGGTCATCCAGGAGGCCGCCAAGGTCGGCATCTACTCCCTGGACTTCTACGCCCAGCAGTTCTTCGACCCCACCGGGCTCGGCATCCCGGTGGCCATGGAGGAGCTCTTCTGGGGCGATGCCGGTATCGCCCTCTCCATCGTCGGCACGGGCCTCGCCGCCGTCGGAGTCCTCGCCAACGGCACCGAGGAGCAGATCGGGACCTGGATCCCGCAGATGTACGGGGACGCCGACGACGTGAAGGTCGCCGCGTTCTGCTCCTCCGAGCCCGACGCCGGCTCCGACGTCGGTGCCATGCGCACCCGGGCCGTCTACGACGAGGCCAAGGATGAATGGGTGCTCAACGGCACCAAGACCTGGGCCACCAACGGCGGAATCGCCAACGTCCACGTCGTCGTCGCCGTCGTCGACCCCGAGCTCGGAACCAAGGGCCACGCCTCGTTCATCGTGCCGCCGAACACCCCCGGACTCTCCCAGGGGCAGAAGTTCAAGAAGCACGGCATCCGCGCCTCGCACACCGCCGAGGTGGTCCTGGAGGACGCCCGCGTCCCCGGCTCCTGTCTGCTCGGCGGCAAGGAGAAGCTGGACGAGCGGCTCGCCCGCGCCCGGGAGCGGGCCCGGGCGGGCGGCGGCGAGAGGGTGAAGAACGCCGCCATGGCCACCTTCGAGGCCTCCCGCCCGGCCGTCGGCGCGATGGCGGTCGGTACCGCACGGGCCGCGTACGACTACGCCCTCGAGTACGCCAAGGAGCGTACGCAGTTCGGCCGCCCGATCATCGACAACCAGGGCGTCGCCTTCCAGCTGGCGGACATGCGCACGCAGATCGACGCCGCCCGGCTGCTGGTGTGGCGCGCCTCCTGGATGGCCGTGAGCGGCAAGCCGTTCACCGCGGCCGAGGGCTCGATGTCCAAGCTCTTCGCCAGCGAGGTGGCCAAGAAGGTCACCGCCCAGGCTGTGCAGATCCTCGGCGGGAACGGCTTCACCCGTGAGTACCCCGTCGAGCGCATGCACCGCGACGCCGCCATCTACACCATCTTCGAGGGCACGAGCGAGATCCAGCGCCTGGTGATCGCCCGCACGCTCGCCGGCATGCCCATCCGCTGA
- a CDS encoding TMEM175 family protein has translation MSTPTREREDESPDAIIGRDRLLAFGDAVFAIAITLLALDITVPGDLEAGDLGQALLRTLSDIGAFLLSFVVIGVLWLSQHALFHRVARLDSCLLYLYLALLAVIAALPFPTRLISEYGDTAAATAVYAGSIAAASGLITAMTLRLLLRPALAAPGTAPRRLRLAVYEGVVMVVVFAASVPLAFVSPRAAQFGWLAAIPARAWLSRLIRKAPPTA, from the coding sequence GTGAGCACACCGACACGTGAACGGGAGGACGAGAGCCCCGACGCGATCATCGGGCGCGATCGGCTGCTCGCCTTCGGTGACGCGGTCTTCGCCATCGCGATCACGCTGCTCGCCCTCGACATCACCGTGCCCGGCGACCTGGAGGCCGGCGACCTCGGCCAGGCCCTCCTCCGCACACTGTCCGACATCGGCGCCTTTCTGCTGAGCTTCGTCGTCATCGGTGTGCTGTGGCTCAGCCAGCACGCCCTCTTCCACCGCGTCGCCCGGCTCGACTCCTGTCTGCTCTACCTCTATCTGGCGCTGCTCGCCGTGATCGCCGCGCTGCCCTTCCCGACCCGTCTGATCAGCGAGTACGGGGACACCGCGGCGGCGACCGCCGTCTACGCCGGGTCCATCGCCGCCGCCTCGGGCCTGATCACCGCGATGACACTGCGGCTCCTGCTCCGGCCCGCCCTGGCCGCACCGGGCACGGCGCCCCGCCGGCTGCGCCTCGCCGTGTACGAGGGCGTGGTCATGGTGGTGGTCTTCGCCGCCTCGGTGCCCCTCGCCTTCGTGTCCCCGAGAGCCGCCCAGTTCGGGTGGCTGGCCGCGATCCCCGCACGGGCCTGGCTCTCCCGGCTGATCCGGAAGGCCCCGCCCACGGCCTGA
- a CDS encoding DEAD/DEAH box helicase has product MTLIDQLPPDADPDALFEAFATWAEGRGISLYPAQEEALIEVVSGANVILSTPTGSGKSLVAAGAHFAALARDEVTFYTAPIKALVSEKFFDLCKLFGTENVGMLTGDASVNADAPVICCTAEVLASIALRDGKDADIGQVVMDEFHFYAEPDRGWAWQIPLLELPQAQFVLMSATLGDVSMFEEDLTRRTGRETAVVRSATRPVPLSYEYRTTPITETLTELLETKQAPVYIVHFTQAQAVERAQSLMSINMCTREEKDRIAELIGNFRFTTKFGRNLSRYVRHGIGVHHAGMLPKYRRLVEKLAQAGLLKVICGTDTLGVGVNVPIRTVLFTALTKYDGSRVRTLRSREFHQIAGRAGRAGFDTAGFVVAQAPDHVVENEKALAKAGDDPKKKRKVVRKKAPEGFVGWTQNSFEKLIASDPEPLTSRFKVTHAMLLSVIARPGNAFDAMRKLLEDNHEPRKQQLRHIRRAIAIFRSLLDGGIVERLDTPDAQGRIVRLTVDFQQDFALNQALSTFALAAFDLLDPESPSYALDMVSVVESTLDDPRQILGAQENKARGEAVAAMKADGVEYEERMERLQEISYPKPLEELLWHAYDTYRKSHPWVGDHPVSPKSVIRDMYERALSFTEFTSFYELARTEGIVLRYLASAYKALDHTVPDDLKSEDLQDLIAWLGEMVRQVDSSLLDEWEQLANPEVETAEEAQEKADQVKPVTANARAFRVLVRNAMFRRVELAALDRVDELGRLDAESGWDEDAWGEAMDGYWDEYDDLGTGPDARGPKLLSIEEDPAHGLWRVRQTFADPNDDHDWGISAEVDLAASDEEGRAVVRVTSVGRL; this is encoded by the coding sequence GTGACCCTTATCGATCAGCTGCCGCCGGACGCCGACCCCGATGCCCTTTTCGAAGCCTTCGCCACCTGGGCCGAGGGCCGGGGCATCTCCCTCTACCCGGCCCAGGAGGAGGCGCTGATCGAGGTGGTCTCCGGGGCCAACGTGATCCTCTCCACACCGACCGGCTCCGGAAAGAGCCTGGTCGCGGCGGGTGCGCACTTCGCGGCTCTCGCGCGCGACGAGGTGACGTTCTACACGGCGCCGATCAAGGCCCTGGTGTCGGAGAAGTTCTTCGACCTCTGCAAGCTCTTCGGCACCGAGAACGTCGGCATGCTGACCGGCGACGCGTCCGTGAACGCGGACGCCCCGGTCATCTGCTGCACCGCCGAGGTCCTGGCGTCGATCGCGTTGCGGGACGGCAAGGACGCCGACATCGGTCAGGTCGTGATGGACGAGTTCCACTTCTACGCGGAGCCGGACCGCGGCTGGGCCTGGCAGATCCCGCTCCTCGAACTCCCCCAGGCGCAGTTCGTGCTCATGTCGGCGACGCTCGGCGACGTGTCGATGTTCGAGGAGGACCTCACCCGCCGCACCGGCCGTGAGACCGCCGTCGTGCGCTCCGCGACCCGCCCGGTCCCGCTCTCCTACGAGTACCGCACCACCCCCATCACCGAGACGCTGACCGAACTGCTGGAGACCAAGCAGGCACCGGTCTACATCGTGCACTTCACCCAGGCGCAGGCCGTCGAGCGGGCACAGTCGCTGATGAGCATCAACATGTGCACGCGCGAGGAGAAGGACCGCATCGCCGAGCTGATCGGCAACTTCCGCTTCACCACCAAGTTCGGGCGGAACCTCTCCCGCTACGTCCGGCACGGCATCGGCGTCCACCACGCCGGCATGCTGCCCAAGTACCGGCGCCTCGTGGAGAAGCTGGCGCAGGCCGGTCTGCTGAAGGTGATCTGCGGTACGGACACCCTGGGCGTGGGCGTCAACGTCCCGATCCGCACGGTGCTCTTCACCGCGCTGACCAAGTACGACGGCAGCCGCGTGCGGACGCTCCGGTCCCGGGAGTTCCACCAGATCGCGGGCCGTGCGGGCCGGGCCGGCTTCGACACGGCCGGCTTCGTCGTCGCCCAGGCGCCCGATCACGTCGTCGAGAACGAGAAGGCGCTCGCCAAGGCCGGCGACGATCCGAAGAAGAAGCGCAAGGTCGTCCGCAAGAAGGCGCCCGAGGGCTTCGTGGGCTGGACGCAGAATTCCTTCGAGAAGCTGATCGCCTCCGACCCCGAGCCGCTCACCTCCCGCTTCAAGGTCACCCACGCCATGCTGCTGTCGGTGATCGCCCGCCCGGGCAACGCCTTCGACGCGATGCGCAAGCTGCTCGAGGACAACCACGAGCCGCGCAAGCAGCAGCTCCGGCACATCCGCCGGGCCATCGCCATCTTCCGCTCGCTCCTCGACGGCGGGATCGTCGAGCGCCTCGACACCCCCGACGCCCAGGGCCGCATCGTCCGGCTCACCGTCGACTTCCAGCAGGACTTCGCGCTCAACCAGGCGCTCTCCACGTTCGCGCTCGCGGCGTTCGACCTGCTGGACCCCGAATCCCCCTCGTACGCCCTGGACATGGTGTCGGTCGTCGAGTCGACGCTCGACGACCCGCGGCAGATCCTGGGAGCCCAGGAGAACAAGGCGCGGGGCGAGGCGGTCGCCGCGATGAAGGCGGACGGCGTCGAGTACGAGGAGCGGATGGAGCGCCTCCAGGAGATCTCGTACCCGAAGCCGCTTGAGGAACTGCTGTGGCACGCGTACGACACCTACCGGAAGTCGCATCCGTGGGTGGGTGACCACCCGGTCTCCCCGAAGTCGGTCATCCGGGACATGTACGAAAGGGCACTGTCCTTCACGGAGTTCACCTCCTTCTACGAGCTGGCCCGCACCGAGGGCATCGTGCTGCGCTATCTCGCGAGCGCCTACAAGGCCCTGGACCACACCGTCCCGGACGACCTGAAGTCCGAGGACCTCCAGGACCTGATCGCCTGGCTGGGCGAGATGGTCCGCCAGGTCGACTCCAGCCTCCTCGACGAGTGGGAGCAGCTGGCCAATCCCGAGGTGGAGACCGCGGAGGAGGCCCAGGAGAAGGCCGACCAGGTCAAGCCGGTCACCGCGAACGCCCGCGCCTTCCGGGTGCTGGTCCGCAACGCCATGTTCCGCCGGGTGGAACTGGCGGCGCTGGACCGCGTCGACGAACTGGGCCGGCTGGACGCGGAGTCGGGCTGGGACGAGGACGCCTGGGGCGAGGCGATGGACGGGTACTGGGACGAGTACGACGACCTCGGCACCGGGCCGGACGCCCGCGGGCCGAAGCTGCTGTCGATCGAGGAGGACCCGGCACACGGTCTCTGGCGGGTCCGGCAGACGTTCGCCGACCCGAACGACGACCACGACTGGGGCATCAGCGCGGAGGTCGACCTGGCGGCGTCCGACGAGGAGGGCCGGGCCGTCGTCCGCGTCACGTCCGTCGGCCGGCTGTGA
- a CDS encoding ABC transporter ATP-binding protein translates to MIGVAPPEYDPAAPRTAATLPVGTPATVRAYVRELADRHRRAFGVLIGVNTVAVVASMAGPWLLGSLVERLADGARELHLGRTAAVFAVALVVQAVFVRLVRLRGAMLGERMLADLREDFLVRSVRLPPGVLERAGTGDLLSRITTDIDRLANAMREAVPELTIGVFWVVLLLAGLTVTAPPLAPAVLVAVPLLVIGCRWYFRRAPAAYRSEAAGYAAVAAVLAETVDAGRTVEAHRLGARRVALSDRRVKEWTAWERYTLWLRSVLFPVINLTHVTVLGSVLMVGGVFVLKGWIGIGQLTTSALIAQMMVDPVNLILRWYDELQVAQVSLARLVGVREIEPDAGDGDERPEGRTVRADEVRFGYREGVDVLHRVSLDVPPGTRLALVGPSGAGKSTLGRLLAGIYAPRTGRVTLGTAELSRMPAERVREHVALVNQEHHVFVGSLRDNLRLARSAAEDAELWAALGAVDADAWARALDDGLDTEVGSGGLALTPAQAQQIALARLVLADPHTLVLDEATSLLDPRAARHLERSLAGVLDGRTVVAIAHRLHTAHDADVIAVVENGRISELGSHDDLVAADGAYAALWRSWHG, encoded by the coding sequence ATGATCGGCGTGGCGCCGCCGGAGTACGACCCGGCCGCCCCCCGGACCGCGGCCACCCTTCCGGTGGGCACCCCGGCGACCGTGCGGGCCTACGTACGCGAGCTGGCGGACCGGCACCGCCGGGCCTTCGGGGTGCTCATCGGCGTCAACACCGTGGCCGTGGTGGCCTCCATGGCCGGCCCGTGGCTGCTCGGTTCCCTGGTGGAGCGACTGGCGGACGGTGCGCGCGAGCTCCATCTGGGGCGCACCGCCGCCGTGTTCGCCGTGGCGCTCGTGGTCCAGGCGGTGTTCGTCCGGCTGGTGCGGCTGCGCGGCGCGATGCTCGGCGAGCGGATGCTGGCGGACCTGCGCGAGGACTTCCTCGTGCGGTCGGTGCGGCTGCCCCCGGGGGTGCTGGAGCGGGCCGGTACGGGTGATCTGCTCTCCCGGATCACGACGGACATCGACCGGCTGGCGAACGCCATGCGCGAGGCCGTACCGGAACTGACGATCGGTGTGTTCTGGGTGGTGCTGCTGCTCGCCGGGCTCACCGTCACCGCGCCGCCGCTGGCGCCCGCCGTGCTGGTGGCGGTGCCGCTGCTGGTGATCGGCTGCCGCTGGTACTTCCGCCGGGCGCCGGCCGCGTACCGCTCCGAGGCCGCCGGGTACGCGGCCGTGGCCGCCGTGCTGGCGGAGACGGTCGACGCGGGTCGGACCGTGGAGGCCCACCGGCTGGGGGCCCGGCGGGTCGCCCTGTCGGACCGGCGGGTCAAGGAGTGGACCGCCTGGGAGCGGTACACCCTGTGGCTGCGATCGGTGCTCTTCCCGGTCATCAACCTCACCCATGTGACCGTGCTCGGGTCGGTGCTGATGGTCGGGGGCGTGTTCGTCCTGAAGGGCTGGATCGGCATCGGCCAGCTGACGACGAGTGCGCTGATCGCCCAGATGATGGTCGACCCGGTGAACCTGATCCTGCGCTGGTACGACGAGCTCCAGGTCGCGCAGGTCTCGCTGGCCCGGCTCGTGGGGGTGCGGGAGATCGAGCCCGACGCGGGCGACGGCGACGAGCGGCCCGAGGGCCGGACGGTCCGCGCCGACGAGGTGCGCTTCGGTTACCGCGAGGGTGTGGACGTGCTCCACCGCGTCTCGCTGGACGTACCGCCGGGCACACGGCTGGCGCTGGTCGGCCCGTCGGGCGCGGGCAAGTCGACGCTGGGCCGGCTGCTCGCAGGGATCTACGCCCCGCGCACCGGCCGGGTGACGCTCGGCACCGCCGAGCTCTCCCGGATGCCGGCGGAGCGGGTCAGGGAGCACGTGGCGCTGGTCAACCAGGAGCACCACGTCTTCGTCGGCTCGCTGCGCGACAACCTGCGGCTGGCCCGGTCTGCCGCGGAGGACGCGGAGCTGTGGGCCGCGCTCGGGGCGGTCGACGCGGACGCCTGGGCGCGGGCCCTGGACGACGGGCTCGACACGGAGGTGGGCTCGGGCGGCCTGGCGCTGACCCCGGCCCAGGCCCAGCAGATCGCCCTCGCCCGTCTCGTCCTCGCGGACCCTCACACGCTGGTGCTGGACGAGGCGACCTCCCTGCTGGACCCCCGGGCGGCCCGCCATCTGGAGCGTTCGCTGGCCGGGGTCCTGGACGGCCGTACGGTCGTGGCCATCGCGCACCGGCTGCACACCGCGCACGACGCGGACGTGATCGCGGTCGTCGAGAACGGCCGGATCAGCGAGCTGGGCAGCCACGACGACCTGGTGGCGGCGGACGGGGCGTACGCGGCGCTGTGGCGGTCCTGGCACGGGTGA